A window of Auraticoccus monumenti contains these coding sequences:
- the tyrS gene encoding tyrosine--tRNA ligase: MSDVLDELVWRGLVAQSTDEEALRSHLAAGPVTFYVGFDPSAPSIHFGNLVQLVVARHLQRAGHRPLILVGGSTGLIGDPKQTSERNLNEPEVVAGWVQRIQAQVSRFLDFEGDNPATLVNNLDWTASLSTLEFLRDVGKHFPVNRMLARDVVRNRLESGISYTEFSYVLLQSLDYRELFRRHGCTLQFGGSDQWGNITAGVELVRRSEGERVHALSTPLLTKSDGTKFGKTESGTVWLDPEMTFPYAFHQYFLNAEDAKVVEYLKVFSARSRQEIDELARLTETEPHRRAAQKALADDVTDLVHGVAAREEAVAAAGALFGRTELGELSESALAAAVAEVGAVQVSGDLPGVAEAMELVGVVASRSAARRAITEGGAYVNNRKVTDAEARLTPDDLLHGRWVVLRRGRRTVGALTTRG, from the coding sequence GTGAGCGACGTCCTCGATGAGCTGGTCTGGCGCGGCCTGGTGGCCCAGAGCACCGACGAGGAGGCCCTGCGCAGCCACCTCGCGGCCGGACCGGTCACCTTCTACGTGGGCTTCGACCCCTCCGCGCCCAGCATCCACTTCGGGAACCTCGTCCAGCTGGTCGTGGCCCGTCACCTCCAGCGTGCCGGGCACCGCCCGCTGATCCTGGTCGGCGGCTCCACCGGGCTGATCGGGGACCCGAAGCAGACCAGCGAGCGGAACCTCAACGAGCCGGAGGTGGTCGCCGGCTGGGTGCAGCGCATCCAGGCCCAGGTCAGCCGCTTCCTCGACTTCGAGGGGGACAACCCCGCCACGCTGGTGAACAACCTGGACTGGACGGCCTCACTGTCCACCCTGGAGTTCCTGCGCGACGTCGGCAAGCACTTCCCGGTCAACCGCATGCTGGCCAGGGACGTGGTCCGCAACCGGCTGGAGTCGGGGATCTCCTACACCGAGTTCTCCTACGTCCTGCTGCAGTCCCTGGACTACCGCGAGCTGTTCCGCCGGCACGGCTGCACGCTGCAGTTCGGCGGCAGCGACCAGTGGGGCAACATCACCGCCGGGGTGGAGCTGGTGCGCCGCTCGGAGGGGGAGCGGGTGCACGCGCTGTCCACACCGCTGCTGACCAAGAGCGACGGGACCAAGTTCGGCAAGACGGAGTCCGGGACGGTGTGGCTGGACCCGGAGATGACCTTCCCGTACGCCTTCCACCAGTACTTCCTCAACGCCGAGGACGCCAAGGTGGTCGAGTACCTCAAGGTCTTCAGCGCCCGGTCGCGGCAGGAGATCGACGAGCTCGCCCGCCTGACCGAGACCGAGCCGCACCGCCGGGCCGCCCAGAAGGCGCTCGCCGACGACGTCACCGACCTGGTGCACGGGGTGGCGGCCCGGGAGGAGGCGGTCGCCGCCGCCGGCGCCCTGTTCGGTCGCACCGAGCTGGGGGAGCTGAGCGAGTCCGCCCTGGCGGCGGCGGTGGCCGAGGTGGGAGCGGTCCAGGTGAGCGGCGACCTGCCCGGGGTGGCCGAGGCGATGGAGCTGGTGGGCGTGGTGGCCAGCAGGTCCGCGGCACGACGCGCCATCACCGAGGGCGGCGCCTACGTCAACAACCGCAAGGTCACCGACGCCGAGGCCCGGCTCACCCCCGACGACCTGCTGCACGGACGCTGGGTCGTGCTGCGCCGGGGGCGTCGGACCGTCGGTGCGCTTACCACCCGGGGCTGA
- the argH gene encoding argininosuccinate lyase, with the protein MAELSRSTQFDWRLAPHDLDGSVAHANALLRVGLLTEGEHGEMVAALQRMREEVLAGTLTFDADDEDVHGALERILITRVGPDLGGRLRAGRSRNDQIATLIRRYLRAELRVVLADVVSVVDALAAQAGAHPDAVMPGRTHLQHAQPILLGHHLLAHAWPLLRDGQRVVDLDARLAVSPYGSSALAGGSLGLDPEAVAADLGFSGSVGNSIDGTAARDLVAESAFVLAQVGIDLSRLSEDVILWCTHEFGFATLDDAWSTGSSIMPQKKNPDVAELARGKAGRLIGNLTGLLATLKGLPLAYNRDLQEDKEPVFDSLDQLRVLVPAVAGMVGTLTFHPERMAALAPQGFSLATDVADWLVRRRVPFAEAHEIAGACVRRCEARGIGLEEMTADDLVAVSTHLTPELLPQLSVAASVRARDQRGGTAPARVAEQLAEVQELAAGLRAWAAPVDADRPE; encoded by the coding sequence ATGGCCGAGCTGTCGCGCTCCACCCAGTTCGACTGGCGGCTGGCCCCCCACGACCTGGACGGCTCGGTGGCCCACGCCAACGCCCTGCTCAGGGTCGGTCTGCTGACCGAGGGGGAGCACGGGGAGATGGTGGCCGCGCTCCAGCGCATGCGCGAGGAGGTGCTGGCCGGCACGCTGACCTTCGACGCCGACGACGAGGACGTCCACGGGGCCCTGGAGCGCATCCTGATCACCCGGGTGGGACCCGACCTCGGTGGACGGCTCCGGGCCGGGCGCTCCCGCAACGACCAGATCGCCACGCTGATCCGGCGCTACCTGCGCGCCGAGCTGCGGGTGGTGCTGGCCGACGTGGTGTCGGTGGTGGACGCCCTGGCCGCCCAGGCCGGCGCCCACCCCGACGCGGTGATGCCCGGACGCACCCACCTGCAGCACGCCCAGCCCATCCTGCTGGGGCACCACCTGCTGGCCCACGCCTGGCCGCTGCTCCGTGACGGGCAGCGCGTGGTCGACCTCGACGCCCGGCTGGCGGTGAGCCCGTACGGCTCCAGCGCCCTGGCCGGGGGCTCGCTGGGGCTGGATCCCGAGGCGGTGGCCGCCGACCTCGGGTTCAGCGGCAGCGTGGGGAACAGCATCGACGGCACGGCCGCACGCGACCTGGTGGCCGAGTCGGCCTTCGTCCTGGCCCAGGTGGGGATCGACCTGTCCCGGCTGAGCGAGGACGTCATCCTCTGGTGCACCCACGAGTTCGGCTTCGCCACCCTCGACGACGCCTGGTCGACCGGGTCGAGCATCATGCCCCAGAAGAAGAACCCCGACGTCGCCGAGCTGGCCCGGGGCAAGGCCGGGCGGCTGATCGGCAACCTGACCGGGCTGCTGGCCACGCTCAAGGGGCTGCCGCTGGCCTACAACCGCGACCTGCAGGAGGACAAGGAGCCGGTCTTTGACTCCCTGGACCAGCTCCGGGTGCTGGTGCCCGCGGTGGCGGGGATGGTCGGGACCCTGACCTTCCACCCCGAGCGGATGGCCGCCCTGGCGCCCCAGGGCTTCTCGCTGGCCACCGACGTCGCGGACTGGTTGGTGCGACGGCGGGTGCCCTTCGCCGAAGCGCACGAGATCGCGGGTGCCTGCGTCCGGCGGTGCGAGGCACGGGGCATCGGGCTGGAGGAGATGACCGCCGACGACCTCGTCGCCGTCTCGACCCACCTGACCCCCGAGCTGCTGCCCCAGCTGTCGGTGGCGGCCTCGGTGCGGGCGCGGGACCAGCGCGGGGGGACGGCCCCTGCGCGGGTGGCCGAGCAGCTGGCCGAGGTGCAGGAGCTGGCCGCCGGGTTGCGGGCCTGGGCGGCACCGGTCGATGCCGACCGTCCCGAGTAG
- a CDS encoding arginine repressor — protein sequence MTGTRVPLTRAARHARIIDLIGRTEVASQGQLADLLAAEGIPVSQGTLSKDLLEVGAVRVRGRDGLVYRVPSEGGDRSIHTGESEASATRLARLCSEVLISADASANLAVLRTPPGAAQYLASAIDHASWEQILGTIAGDDTVLVISRDPSGGSGLAAQLLELSEREHHPRT from the coding sequence GTGACCGGCACCCGGGTGCCGCTGACCCGCGCCGCCCGGCACGCCCGCATCATCGACCTGATCGGGCGCACCGAGGTGGCCTCCCAGGGCCAGCTGGCCGACCTGCTGGCGGCCGAGGGCATCCCGGTCAGCCAGGGCACGCTGAGCAAGGACCTGCTCGAGGTCGGGGCGGTCCGGGTCCGGGGCCGCGACGGCCTGGTCTACCGGGTCCCGTCCGAGGGTGGTGACCGCTCCATCCACACCGGGGAGTCCGAGGCCTCGGCCACCCGCCTGGCCCGGCTCTGCTCGGAGGTGCTGATCTCCGCCGACGCCTCGGCCAACCTGGCCGTGCTGCGCACCCCGCCCGGTGCCGCCCAGTACCTGGCCTCGGCCATCGACCACGCCAGCTGGGAGCAGATCCTGGGCACCATCGCCGGGGACGACACCGTGCTGGTGATCAGCCGGGACCCCTCCGGCGGGTCCGGTCTGGCCGCCCAGCTGCTCGAGCTCAGCGAGCGTGAGCACCACCCCCGCACCTGA
- the argF gene encoding ornithine carbamoyltransferase yields the protein MTVPLRHLLADDDLTADEQSRVLDLAARLKVDPFAVDVLRGPRSVALVFDKPTLRTQASFMAGVHELQGAPMVVDGRLAGIGERESVADVARVLGRQVSTIVWRTFAQSDLRLMAEHAGVPVVNALTDDFHPCQLLADLLTIREHKGRLAGLRVAYIGDGANNMAHSTLLAGALAGMHVQVVTPSGYLPAPGVVARAEALAAGSGGSVQVADDPAVLAGADVLVTDTWVSMGTEDESAEREAAFAGYRLTSALAGTAPEAVVLHCLPAYRGKEIDAEVLDGPRSVVWDQAENRRHAQKAVLALLAVGFGELAGERA from the coding sequence GTGACCGTGCCGCTGCGCCACCTGCTGGCCGACGACGACCTGACCGCCGACGAGCAGAGCCGGGTGCTCGACCTCGCCGCCCGGCTCAAGGTCGACCCCTTCGCCGTCGACGTGCTCCGTGGCCCGCGCAGTGTCGCCCTCGTCTTCGACAAGCCGACCCTGCGCACCCAGGCCAGCTTCATGGCCGGGGTGCACGAGCTCCAGGGGGCACCGATGGTGGTCGACGGCCGGCTGGCCGGGATCGGTGAGCGGGAGTCCGTGGCCGACGTGGCCCGGGTCCTCGGGCGGCAGGTGTCGACGATCGTCTGGCGCACCTTCGCCCAGTCCGACCTGCGGCTGATGGCCGAGCACGCCGGGGTGCCGGTGGTGAACGCGCTGACCGACGACTTCCACCCCTGCCAGCTGCTGGCCGACCTGCTCACCATCCGGGAGCACAAGGGACGGCTGGCCGGGCTCCGGGTGGCCTACATCGGTGACGGCGCCAACAACATGGCCCACTCCACGCTGCTGGCCGGGGCCCTCGCCGGGATGCACGTCCAGGTGGTCACCCCGTCGGGCTACCTCCCCGCGCCCGGCGTGGTGGCGCGCGCGGAGGCCCTGGCCGCCGGCAGCGGCGGGTCGGTGCAGGTCGCCGACGACCCGGCGGTGCTGGCCGGTGCCGACGTGCTGGTCACCGACACCTGGGTCTCGATGGGCACCGAGGACGAGTCGGCCGAACGCGAGGCCGCCTTCGCCGGCTACCGGCTGACCAGCGCGCTGGCCGGTACCGCGCCGGAGGCCGTCGTGCTGCACTGCCTGCCCGCCTACCGCGGCAAGGAGATCGACGCCGAGGTGCTCGACGGTCCCCGCTCGGTGGTGTGGGACCAGGCCGAGAACCGCCGGCACGCGCAGAAGGCGGTGCTGGCGCTGCTCGCCGTCGGGTTCGGCGAGCTGGCGGGGGAGCGGGCGTGA
- a CDS encoding acetylornithine transaminase, producing MARGATTEGVLAGYARSMMGVFGTPSRVFVRGEGVHVWDAEGRKHLDLLSGLAVNALGHAHPFVLSAITSQLSTLGHVSNFFATPAQVALGERLAALVGGEEVGARVFLTNSGTEANEAALKITRRTGRPTIVSTEGAFHGRTLGALSITHKPSYREPFEPLPGDVRFVPYGDADALAAAVDETVAAVVLEPIQGENGVVTPPEDYLARAREITTAAGALLWLDEVQTGMGRTGAWLTHRDGAHPVTADLVTVAKGLGNGFPVGACIATGRAATLLAPGDHGTTFGGNPVAAIAGLAVMSVIERDGLLANAVARGEQLVEGVGALGHPLVEGVSGRGLLRGVRLTQPVAAAVVAAALERGFIINAPRPDVLRIAPPLIITAEQLQTFLDVLPELLDGAAGDAS from the coding sequence GTGGCCCGCGGGGCCACCACCGAGGGCGTGCTGGCCGGCTACGCGCGCTCCATGATGGGCGTCTTCGGCACCCCGTCGCGGGTGTTCGTCCGCGGCGAGGGCGTGCACGTGTGGGACGCCGAGGGCCGCAAGCACCTGGACCTGCTGTCCGGGCTGGCGGTCAACGCCCTCGGTCACGCGCACCCGTTCGTGCTGTCGGCGATCACCAGCCAGCTCTCCACGCTGGGCCACGTGTCGAACTTCTTCGCCACCCCCGCCCAGGTGGCTCTCGGTGAGCGGCTGGCCGCGCTGGTCGGCGGTGAGGAGGTCGGCGCCCGGGTGTTCCTGACCAACTCCGGCACCGAGGCCAACGAGGCCGCGCTCAAGATCACCCGGCGCACCGGACGTCCCACCATCGTCTCCACCGAGGGGGCCTTCCACGGCCGCACCCTGGGCGCGTTGTCCATCACGCACAAGCCCTCCTACCGCGAGCCCTTCGAGCCGCTGCCCGGCGACGTCCGCTTCGTCCCCTACGGCGACGCCGACGCGCTGGCCGCCGCTGTGGACGAGACGGTGGCGGCGGTGGTGCTGGAGCCGATCCAGGGCGAGAACGGCGTGGTCACCCCGCCGGAGGACTACCTGGCGCGTGCCCGCGAGATCACCACCGCGGCCGGGGCGCTGCTGTGGCTGGACGAGGTGCAGACCGGGATGGGTCGCACCGGTGCCTGGCTGACCCACCGCGACGGGGCCCACCCGGTCACCGCAGACCTGGTGACGGTGGCCAAGGGGCTCGGCAACGGCTTCCCCGTCGGGGCCTGCATCGCCACCGGCCGGGCGGCGACCCTGCTGGCGCCGGGGGACCACGGCACCACCTTCGGCGGCAACCCGGTGGCCGCGATCGCCGGGCTGGCCGTGATGTCGGTGATCGAGCGCGACGGCCTGCTGGCCAACGCCGTGGCGCGTGGTGAGCAGCTGGTCGAGGGCGTCGGGGCGCTGGGGCACCCGCTGGTGGAGGGGGTCAGCGGACGCGGTCTGCTGCGAGGCGTCCGGTTGACCCAGCCGGTCGCCGCGGCCGTCGTGGCGGCGGCCCTGGAGCGGGGCTTCATCATCAACGCCCCCCGTCCCGACGTCCTGCGGATCGCCCCGCCGCTGATCATCACCGCCGAGCAGCTGCAGACCTTCCTCGACGTGCTGCCCGAGCTGCTCGACGGCGCCGCCGGAGACGCCTCGTGA
- the argB gene encoding acetylglutamate kinase translates to MSDAATPPVIREPGFSEEWVRKASILTEALPWLETYAGKTVVIKYGGNAMIDDELKAAFASDIVFMKRCGVHPVVVHGGGPQISAMLSRLEIPSEFRGGFRVTSPEAMEIIRMVLVGQVGRELVGLINTHSPLAVGMSGEDGGLFTAERRTVVVDGEEVDLGLVGDVVDVRTEAINGLIEAGRIPVVASIAPDADGVVHNVNADTAAAALAVGLEAERLVVLTDVEGLYRDWPNSDDVIKELPASTLREMLPTLSSGMVPKMEACLRAVEGGLTRATVTDGRVPHALLLEIFTNAGIGTMVTQDGLIRHGSRVFPSDTGIPDHELYNGGQP, encoded by the coding sequence ATGAGCGACGCAGCCACCCCACCGGTGATCAGGGAGCCCGGCTTCTCCGAGGAGTGGGTCCGCAAGGCCTCCATCCTCACCGAGGCGCTGCCCTGGCTGGAGACCTACGCCGGCAAGACCGTGGTGATCAAGTACGGCGGCAACGCCATGATCGACGACGAGCTGAAGGCCGCCTTCGCCTCCGACATCGTGTTCATGAAGCGGTGCGGGGTGCACCCGGTGGTGGTGCACGGCGGCGGGCCCCAGATCTCGGCCATGCTGTCCCGGCTGGAGATCCCCTCGGAGTTCCGCGGCGGCTTCCGCGTCACCTCGCCCGAGGCGATGGAGATCATCCGGATGGTGCTGGTCGGCCAGGTCGGGCGCGAGCTCGTCGGGCTGATCAACACCCACTCCCCGCTGGCGGTCGGCATGTCCGGTGAGGACGGCGGGCTGTTCACCGCCGAGCGCCGCACCGTCGTGGTGGACGGGGAGGAGGTCGACCTCGGCCTGGTCGGCGACGTGGTCGACGTCCGGACCGAGGCGATCAACGGGCTGATCGAGGCCGGCCGGATCCCGGTGGTGGCCAGCATCGCGCCGGACGCCGACGGGGTCGTGCACAACGTTAACGCCGACACCGCCGCCGCCGCGCTGGCCGTGGGGCTGGAGGCCGAGCGGCTGGTGGTGCTGACCGACGTCGAGGGTCTGTACCGGGACTGGCCGAACAGCGACGACGTGATCAAGGAGCTCCCCGCCAGCACCCTGCGCGAGATGCTGCCCACCCTGTCCTCGGGGATGGTGCCCAAGATGGAGGCATGCCTGCGGGCCGTCGAGGGCGGGCTGACCCGGGCCACCGTCACCGACGGCCGCGTCCCGCACGCGCTGCTGCTGGAGATCTTCACCAACGCCGGGATCGGCACGATGGTCACCCAGGACGGTCTGATCCGCCACGGCAGCCGCGTCTTCCCCTCTGACACCGGCATCCCCGACCACGAGCTCTACAACGGAGGCCAGCCGTGA
- the argJ gene encoding bifunctional glutamate N-acetyltransferase/amino-acid acetyltransferase ArgJ: MSAAEKNGTGVTAAAGFAAAGVVAGLKASGSADLAVVHNLGPLRSAAAVFTRNRVQAAPVVWSRGVVADGSVAAVVLNSGGANACTGPAGLQDATTMAARTADALDVEAGDVVVCSTGLIGTRLPMDRVVAGIEACSAALDPSGGAGAARAIMTTDSRPKESATTVTGPTGTWTVGGMAKGAGMLAPALATMLVVLTTDAVATPETLDRALRAATARTFDRADADGCMSTNDTVVLLASGASGVEVDARTLTEALTEVCADLAHQLVDDAEGAAHTIAITVAGAASEDDALEVGRAVARSNLFKCAVFGRDPNWGRVLAAVGTTSAAFEPDDLDVTFNGVMVCRGGQIGDDRSLVDLSGREVSLLIGLGAGEAEATIWTTDLTHDYVTENAEYST; this comes from the coding sequence GTGAGCGCGGCCGAGAAGAACGGCACCGGCGTCACCGCGGCCGCCGGGTTCGCCGCCGCGGGCGTGGTGGCCGGGCTGAAGGCCAGCGGGTCCGCCGACCTGGCCGTGGTGCACAACCTCGGCCCGCTGCGCTCCGCCGCCGCCGTCTTCACCCGCAACCGGGTGCAGGCTGCCCCGGTGGTCTGGAGCCGCGGCGTGGTGGCCGACGGGAGCGTCGCCGCCGTCGTGCTCAACTCCGGCGGCGCGAACGCCTGCACGGGGCCGGCCGGGCTGCAGGACGCCACCACCATGGCCGCCCGCACCGCCGACGCCCTCGACGTCGAGGCCGGGGACGTGGTCGTCTGCTCCACCGGGCTGATCGGGACCCGGCTCCCGATGGACCGGGTGGTCGCCGGGATCGAGGCCTGCAGCGCCGCCCTCGACCCGTCGGGGGGTGCCGGTGCCGCCCGGGCGATCATGACCACCGACTCCCGACCCAAGGAGTCGGCCACCACCGTCACCGGCCCCACCGGGACGTGGACGGTCGGCGGCATGGCCAAGGGCGCGGGCATGCTCGCCCCGGCCCTGGCCACCATGCTGGTCGTCCTCACCACCGACGCCGTGGCCACCCCCGAGACGCTGGACCGGGCGCTGCGGGCCGCCACCGCCCGCACCTTCGACCGGGCCGACGCCGACGGCTGCATGTCGACCAACGACACCGTGGTGCTGCTGGCCAGCGGCGCCAGCGGGGTCGAGGTCGACGCCCGGACCCTCACCGAGGCGCTGACCGAGGTGTGCGCCGACCTGGCGCACCAGCTCGTCGACGACGCCGAGGGGGCCGCGCACACCATCGCCATCACGGTGGCCGGGGCGGCCAGCGAGGACGACGCGCTGGAGGTCGGGCGCGCGGTGGCCCGGAGCAACCTGTTCAAGTGCGCCGTCTTCGGCCGCGACCCCAACTGGGGACGGGTGCTGGCCGCGGTCGGCACCACCTCGGCGGCCTTCGAGCCCGACGACCTCGACGTCACCTTCAACGGGGTGATGGTCTGCCGCGGCGGCCAGATCGGGGACGACCGCTCGCTGGTCGACCTGTCCGGGCGCGAGGTCTCGCTGCTGATCGGGCTGGGCGCCGGCGAGGCGGAGGCCACGATCTGGACCACCGACCTGACCCACGACTACGTGACCGAGAACGCGGAGTACTCCACATGA
- the argC gene encoding N-acetyl-gamma-glutamyl-phosphate reductase: protein MTTVAVAGCTGYAGGELLRLLLQHPEMEIGALTAGSSAGRRLGELQPHLGPLADRVVQETTVEALTGHDVVFLALPHGTSAAVAAALPEDVLVLDCGADFRLTDAAAWRSFYGTEHAGTWPYGLPELPGQRPVLAGARRIAVPGCYPTSATLALAPAVTAGLVDGSDVVVVAASGPSGAGKSLKPHLLGAELMGSASAYGVGGVHRHVPEITQNLALLGAPAPTVSFTPVLVPMSRGILATCSAPLSDPSTDSAAARAAYAEALAEEPFVTLLPEGQWPQTQSVLGSNTVHLQVAVDAAAGRLVVVAALDNLTKGTAGGAVQCMNLALGLPETLGLPLVGVAP from the coding sequence ATGACGACTGTGGCCGTGGCCGGGTGCACCGGGTACGCGGGAGGCGAGCTCCTGCGGCTGCTCCTGCAGCACCCGGAGATGGAGATCGGGGCGCTGACGGCGGGGTCCAGCGCCGGGCGACGCCTCGGCGAGCTGCAGCCCCACCTCGGCCCGCTGGCCGACCGGGTGGTGCAGGAGACCACCGTCGAGGCCCTCACCGGTCACGACGTGGTGTTCCTGGCGCTCCCGCACGGGACGTCGGCCGCGGTCGCCGCCGCGCTGCCCGAGGACGTCCTGGTGCTGGACTGCGGTGCCGACTTCCGGCTGACCGATGCCGCGGCCTGGCGGAGCTTCTACGGCACCGAGCACGCGGGCACCTGGCCCTACGGTCTCCCCGAGCTCCCCGGCCAGCGTCCGGTGCTGGCCGGTGCCCGCCGGATCGCCGTCCCCGGCTGCTACCCGACCAGCGCCACCCTGGCCCTGGCCCCGGCGGTCACGGCCGGGCTGGTCGACGGCTCCGACGTGGTGGTGGTGGCGGCCAGCGGTCCGTCCGGGGCCGGGAAGTCGCTCAAGCCGCACCTGCTGGGGGCAGAGCTGATGGGCTCGGCCAGTGCCTACGGCGTCGGCGGGGTGCACCGCCACGTCCCCGAGATCACCCAGAACCTGGCCCTGCTCGGCGCCCCGGCACCGACGGTGTCCTTCACCCCGGTGCTGGTGCCCATGTCGCGGGGGATCCTGGCCACCTGCAGCGCCCCGCTCAGCGACCCCAGCACCGACTCCGCCGCGGCCCGCGCCGCCTACGCCGAGGCCCTGGCCGAGGAGCCCTTCGTGACCCTGCTGCCCGAGGGGCAGTGGCCGCAGACCCAGTCGGTGCTGGGCAGCAACACCGTGCACCTCCAGGTGGCCGTCGACGCCGCGGCCGGCCGGCTGGTGGTGGTGGCTGCGCTGGACAACCTGACCAAGGGCACCGCCGGGGGTGCGGTGCAGTGCATGAACCTCGCCCTCGGGCTGCCGGAGACCCTCGGCCTGCCGCTGGTGGGGGTGGCCCCGTGA